CCACTCGGCCCAGGGAGCAAAAAGAACACCAGCTCATGAGGCAAGCTGCTACAACAAAGATGAAGAAGGAGAAGTCTGCAGCAAAGAAGAGAAGGAGATAGCGCGTAGCAGCAGGACGCGCGCGAGGCCTCGCTGGTTCCAAGATTTCGTTATGCTCTTGAGGCATTGAAGGAAGAAAGAGTAGTGTAACCAATTTATGTTATTTCTAAGTTTGTTGCTGAATATAAATAGAACTTTGTAATCAAATGGGAATTACGTTGAATGAAGAGTTAATTTAGTTGTTTGGAGATTGGCACTGTCTCGAAGAGTGCATTTTCTTGCTATCACCTTCACTCTGGTTTGTTTGTTTACagtagggatgtaaatggggtgAGTCAACCCCGCCTCGCTAAAGATCCGCCCCGACCCGCTAAACTTATGCCCCAACCCGACCCACCCTGTTAAGGAATTTGATGTGGGTTAGGTCAGACCCGCCCCGGATGTGATGGAGTGGGTCAGACCTGACCCggtaaggttttttttttctttaataaaagaaagattaattttttaaaatatgttacaatagaaaaataaatggTAAAAAAAATCTCCCATACTAGATATAAATGAGCtgcctaaatttttttataaatggtcttgcatactaaaataaaatacagTTTAATATACTTCAAAGCAAAACATTAATTTTCTCATCTATCTCTCTTAAATATACTttgtcttatttatatatatataaatatatatatttggattgTGGATCATccttgttaaccgagattttcggcaactctattaatgaataatatttgctggtaataataatgaaagtagaagatcgacatggggtttttacgtggttggggcgttaactagccttagtccacgagtctatatattagagctagaagaagcttttacaatggagttttctagtaatatctgaacagagtttctgccttttTTCTCTCAGAAGCCCCATTTAcattgttctacagcttatatttataagctgaggggaataccgggtctgggccggatccgacccgggcccatcagagaaatgggtacaaggggcctttctagtggaggcccaatacaaaaaggtataaaatacacgaaattcaaaccagctaaggcccaattggttGACCTGAGAAACAagcctcgcccgacaaaacgacgctttggctctgaccacttcgagtcacgaggctgattcaggagacaagaccggtcagggtacttggctgcgcagtcctgacacatcagtgtgCAATCCTGAGGCgaccctttctgcaggcgaaaagtgggggacaatgcccacgcgaaatgaggcggcttcaggatcctggacgcttggcccttcgaccggggaggaggtgatccaggtccgtttaccgttggcccgctccatttaccataggcccggaccATACCAGGGTCCGGGACAGGAACGCGTAGGCCGCGACGGTCCGGGCGCTCTGGACATTGCCCGGACCGTTCTTGCTGAGGACGAACCCGGAGGGACGTCctggacccctccaatgggcccagtctaGAGTCCCTGGTCTATACCAGTCCCCTGGGGCAATATtcaaaccaagggaccttgggccgggcccatgtGCCGAGCTGGCACTCTGACCAcgggccagggcgaaggcccagagtcctgcaggaaatggggataacaatccTAAATAGTGATAGTAATtagattttaaaaaattttatttattacaaaaaaaaaacaacaactggGTCGAGTCGTGATCTGACCCGCTTCAATTGCTAGCAGGTCGGGTCGGATCTCGACTCGCAACATTTTTGCCCTGCTTATATTCGGATTAGGGGCACCCCGTCGGGTCGGAGCTCCGACCTGCCCCGATCTGCCGTGTTTTTTTGCCATCCCTAATTTACAGGGGAAAGAATAAACCTCAAGACAGAGATAATGGCAGAGTTAGCGACAATGACAGTCAAACATAGTCAATGGTGAAGAAAGGTGAgtgagttttaagttttaagaaaAGTGAgtgagttttaagttttaagaaaTGTCAAAGAGTAACATCAACTTTGGTGTTTTGTAGCATGGAATTGCAACAGACTTACCTCAGATGATGTCGCAGCATCCGGTAGAGGCTGCACCCAACTGCCCCCAGATGCCGACCGGTGGTGAAGAGCCAAATTACGAGAGCAATCCGGTTTGAACAACCATGGATTGAAGAAGACACTGAATTATGCTTGATTTTTAAGAGCAAGTAGCTTGAGCCAATTGCCCATATGGTTTGAACGAAGCATAATATTCTTTTATACACATGTTCATTCTGTATTAATATTCTTTATTTCCAATAATCCGATTcttatatatgtatgaataattGTTACTTCAATATATAATGGCAATTGAGATACGATTTTATACGTAGAAAATGAGCTGAATCTATATCAAGGCTAAGTAAGAAACGAAATCTCAAACCAAGTCTCTAATTGACAAGCAACATTAAGACTGGAGGTACTTGAAAACCCCTTGTCCAATGAAGGATAGCCAACAGCATACAAGTTTAGGCCTTGTGATTTTACAAAAAATACTAGATAAAATATAGCCTAAACAAGTAAAAGCCTCCGTTTCTTACCTGGACTTCACTGCGAACAAGAAACAAATTTCTATCCTTTTATTTACTCATAAACAAAGAGAAAAGACACCTCGAAACTCTTTATGATGACAATAGTCTTGGTGTCAATATTAAAACGAATCAAGATGGACAAAATTAATACAAAGGGCAAAGTTAGATGGCAAATGGCAAAGTACAATTCCAAAACAAAGTAAACTGGCCTGTAAACATCACTTTGACACAAATTTTAATGGTGCAAACAGTATATTCATACCAGGAAATGGAACTCTGTTAGCACTTGAAAACATTGTTCTAAAGCATTTCACTAGATGCTCACAAAAATTTCCTGTACGGTCTACCGTTATCTTCATCTTGCATATGAAATTCTTTGACGATACCCTTGTAGACGAAGATTGGGATGGCAATGCCAAACAATCCAATAAGGGCAAAGTTGCGGCGTGTCCAACGGAAGTTGTGCTCAAGATTCTCTCTTGCAGCGCCCCACTCCTCTATGAACTTGTTCTTGTTTGCCTCCATTCCTCCCCCCATTTTGGCAGTCCTCCTGTTTGTGTTAAGAAGCATGGTTGATAGTTAAGAAACAATGTTTTAAAAGCATTAATCACTACTTATTTCCAAAAAGAAAACCCATGTTTATTACTTCTAGAAGCTCTTGGGCATGTATTTCCATGCTACCATCTCTGCAAAGCAGAATTCAGTTCACAATACGTTTTACCAAATACACATTATCAAACATACAATTAATAACCCTTCGAACCAAGGAAAAAATTGACTTTCAGATTTGACAGAAAACTAATCAATATTTGACATTAAATTTCAATTGCTGCATAAAAAACTTATCACCACGATGGTAGTTCCATAAAAATAAGTGAAAAATGTAAGACTCGTGGCCAGTCCAAAAAGGTAAAGGCAGTATGCTGCTTCATAAGGCCATAAAATATGAGACTGCCTACAATAGAGGAGCTCCCAAAATTGAGAAGGCCATAAAAGAGGCATGCTCCTCCAACAAAGCAAGCAGGATATTTCTTCACAAATTCCTTGAAGAAATCTCATGTCACTGTTTGATGTCAACCATCCAAAAGTAAACAAACACCAAACTAATAaaacaagaaattaataaaacTTCAGCTTAATAAAACAGACATTGTGCAAGTCAAAGATTTTGTTGAATAGTCTCTTTTTTCTATTTGAAGAGAGAAAATTCATAAAACAAAGAAGAGTTACAGAGGAAGAGGTATCAGCACAAGTCGCTGATAAAACACAAGAGACCTAAATCCTCTATCCCAAAATCCGATGACTTTGAAGCTAAAGCCATTTTTCTTATGCAAAGGAGCagtcaaaacaaaaaaatatatcttcCAAGATATTGCCCAAATCACGTATCCAAAAAAACACCACTATTAAGCTTGTTAACAGCATTTAAACGATCAGACTCTTAAGAGAAAGAATCCAAGTTAAATTGATGGGCCAGAGAGGCCCCAAAATGGATTGCTAAAGCTTCAGCAGTAGATGCAGGATAGGGGTAAGGCAGGAACTTAGAATCCGCCATTAAAATGGACCAATTGTGATGTCGAACGATACCGCCTAAACCACAGAAACCATTTGCAGAATGTATAGCAGGATCACAATTGATTTTTTAATTCAACAGCTGGGCACTTCCAAGAGGCCCACTATGCTGTAAAGGGTGACTAAAAAaccaattgaaaaaaaaaaatgaaggtaATAATAGGAAAAAGTAAGTATTAAGTGGATAACCCAAATGAATGAATTACAAAGTAGCAGCTCTCATTGTTCATATAGAAATCGGAATAGCGTAGATTGCCCAATCCAGGCAGTTAATCACAGAGccactttattaaaaaaaaaaacctaaccctaaagaaaatgaaaaaaacagTGAAAAATCAGAGCAAAGAATAAGAGGGTTATCGGTCAAGGTCCGGTCAAACAAAAAACACAAATCAAAGaaatttattagtcatctatattcATCATCCAGCCAATTCCaaattaaaaatgtaaaaatagCAATTAAAACAATATCTGGTCGAAACATCCGACGCTTCATAAGTTAATAAATTCTCCATACAAGAAGAAGCAGTAAATAGTGATAGTaattagattttaaaaaaatttatttattaaaaaaaaaacaacaacaatctGGTCGGCTCGTCGTCTCATCCGCTTCAATTGCTAACAGGTCGGGTCGGATCTCAACTCGCATCGTTTTTGCCCTGCTTATATTCGGATCAAGGACACCCTGTCGGATCGGAGCTCCGACCTACCGTGTTTTTTTGCCATTGGAAATAATAAACCTCAAGACGGAGATAATGGCAGAGCTAGCGACAATGACAGTCATACATAGTCGATGGTGAAGAAAGGTGAGTGaggtttaagttttttttttcttgtctaATTATATAGTGACCCTTGAAAGATCTAACATTATAAAAAGGGATGATGTAAAAAATAATGTGAAAATTGATGTCCACCGAACTCATCCCtacttaaattaaaatatttaagaaTGGGCAAAATAATATTATACTTACATTGCTATAGTTTGTGGGACCCACgtacgatttttttttttaaaaacgtacgattttgttttaaaaataaatgtttcCACGTCAAATCGTCATATAGTTCAAATAGtgtaatatttttcaaattaaattatatatgggGCATTTTAGTCTTACATGGTTAAAGTAAAAAAAGTCAACATAACGATAACACGAGTGAGAAGGGAGTAAATTTCGGGCATTCATTCATTCCTTAAACAAATTCTTCCAATCTTCAAGGTAAGCTAAGGTGACAATATTTAACTCTTTACCACACAATATTCGAAAACCCATAAAAAAAGGAGAAATATTAAATAAACATCAATTGAGTTCCCTATTATTTCGTAGATCTCCTCGTACGTGCAATataataaataatgattttttttcatcTTACAAAAATTCTTTCTctcataatttatttttaaaggaAATCTCTTAAAACTTTTTGCATGGGTAATGGGTCGGGTTAAACTACAAATAAAGAGAATAGAAAACAACACAAATCGGCAGGTGACATTCTCGAAACGCAGGAATGGACTCATTAAAAAAGCTTATGAACTCTCAATTCTCTGTGACATTGATATTGCTCTCATTATGTTTTCCCCCTCTGGCCGTCTTAGTCACTTTTCTGGCAAAAGAAGGTATTTATCAAACCAATTATTCATTCTCATGTTATGTATTTGTGATTTCGATCTAGAATATTGAATAAGGTCACATTTTGATTGTATTGAATATTGATTGTTTTCTTCCTATATCAGAATTGAAGACGTCCTCTCACGTTACATAAATATGGCAGATCATGATAGAGGAGGGTGTGcattaaatatattatataattaacaaaaatttcTTTCATCAAagtattaacttttttttttctctctttctttcagGGTAGTTCGAAATAAAGaggtagtatatatatatatatatatatatatatatataatgtgacTTAGATACTTGCATGGTGATTATGTTTCTCAATAGATATTatcaatattattaattttttttttattttgcagtTTTTACTGGGCACCTTGAAGACACTCAAGATGGAAAACGACATCGCTCTTGAAATTGCCAAGTCTCTCTATTCTTTATCAGTCTCTATTCATCTTAAATCATTTTTGTATTTTCTattaatagtaaaaaaaatttGCCATAATTTACTCCACTgactttaatttaattaaaatttttatgtttataaTGCAGTCCTACAGCAGTCAACTCAAACCTTGAGGTAACAAacacattattttatttattttattaattaatgtatATGCTCATAGAAGAATaattttagcttgaataaaaatttGATTAGTATTATACTTGTGCCTTCTATAAATATAGGAACTCCAACTCGAAACCAGAAATTTACAACATCAAGTTCAAATGGTTGAGCAACAACTAAGGTACGTCTTTGGCTACAAATTGCATGTTGTCATGACATTTACattttctttatatatttctTATTTTTAGTACTACTTCAAAAGACATTAAACCAAACTCTTTTTTCCCTACATTTTCTTGTAAACAGaggaaaatatataaaaatgatGATATTTTTCAGCTCAAGTATCCTATAAAACATTTAATCCTATAAATTACTTTTCTAATCAATTACGTTTCAACCTTTCTAAAATGTTTCAGTTGATGTactatttttatttctttgctCTATCATAAGAGGTTATCTATTTTGatacttaagttatataaaatgCAATAAAATAAGGagtaaaactaaaaataaataaaaaataaaaaacctaaaagttatcttttttttttttttcgagGTTCATACAGGGAGTAAACAAAATGATAAAATATGTGAATTAATTTTGAGTGATGTCCGGtatttttttgggttttaaatataCTTTAATTTAAAGGATTTTCGAGCCAGACACATTGTCGATTTCATCCATCGAAGAGCTTGAATCGTGTGAGAAGAAcctcttggacacattgtcacgTGTTACAGAAAGAAAAGTAATGCATTTTTCtttttgattattattatttcttgtaTGTATGATGTATTCTCCTTGATTTTAGTGGTACAAAGTTCTTCTCAGCTACATTTTTTTTCAGattattaatttataaatatcttatttgtTTGTCTTCTTTTTTGCAGAAAGATTTGTTAAGTAATCATTTTTCGGTTTTTGATCCATCAAGTGTACAGGTAATCCAGCCAAAAGCTTCTTTTGTCCCAATTTCTTATAAATTTCTTGATTAATTTCTCATGAGGTTTCCTATACGTGGTTCTAAGACAAGTAAAGAGTgtatatttatatcttatttttatttAGGTATACTTTGAAGCACAAGAGGGGGTTCCCACCTCTTTTGAGAATGAAGTTGGAAGTTGGTTACCAACTGAGAGTTTACAAAATCCGACCCAAATTTGTGTTGGGTCCGAATCATCTTATATCCACCCAACCCCACGGTATGCAATTATATCAATAATACCATAttagaaaatatacatatataacacaTACTTAATTAGTGACTACTAAAGGTTTTATTCTATAAAATATAGTTTCAGACCTGAATCTTCTTCAATTTATGATATTCCTGCTTCCCATGGGACCAATATAAACGTTGATCCAATCAACATAGAAGGATGCCCAATTGGAAATGAGACAAGTGAGGGCTTAACTTCTTGGCATCATAACTATACCACTACTGAGCTACTCTCTGCCTTAATGTCACCTTCCTCATTGATTCCTTCTCCTATTAATAAGGTACTACTCATCTACTCATCAATCTGATAAAAAATTATGTGAAAGAAATGTCAAAGAGTAACATCAACTTTGGTGTTTTGTAGCATGGAATTGCAACAGACTTACCTCAGATGATGTCGCAGCATCCGGTAGAGGCTGCACCCAACTGCCCCCAGATGCCGACCGGTGGTGAAGAGCCAAATTACGAGAGCAATCCGGTTTGAACAACCATGGATTGAAGAAGACACTGAATTATGCTTGATTTTTAAGAGCAAGTAGCTTGAGCCAATTGCCCATATGGTTTGAACGAAGCATAATATTCTTTTATACACATGTTCATTCTGTATTAATATTCTTTATTTCCAATAATCCGATTcttatatatgtatgaataattGTTACTTCAATATATAATGGCAATTGAGATACGATTTTATACGTAGAAAATGAGCTGAATCTATATCAAGGCTAAGTAAGAAACGAAATCTCAAACCAAGTCTCTAATTGACAAGCAACATTAAGACTGGAGGTACTTGAAAACCCCTTGTCCAATGAAGGATAGCCAACAGCATACAAGTTTAGGCCTTGTGATTTTACAAAAAATACTAGATAAAATATAGCCTAAACAAGTAAAAGCCTCCGTTTCTTACCTGGACTTCACTGCGAACAAGAAACAAATTTCTATCCTTTTATTTACTCATAAACAAAGAGAAAAGACACCTCGAAACTCTTTATGATGACAATAGTCTTGGTGTCAATATTAAAACGAATCAAGATGGACAAAATTAATACAAAGGGCAAAGTTAGATGGCAAATGGCAAAGTACAATTCCAAAACAAAGTAAACTGGCCTGTAAACATCACTTTGACACAAATTTTAATGGTGCAAACAGTATATTCATACCAGGAAATGGAACTCTGTTAGCACTTGAAAACATTGTTCTAAAGCATTTCACTAGATGCTCACAAAAATTTCCTGTACGGTCTACCGTTATCTTCATCTTGCATATGAAATTCTTTGACGATACCCTTGTAGACGAAGATTGGGATGGCAATGCCAAACAATCCAATAAGGGCAAAGTTGCGGCGTGTCCAACGGAAGTTGTGCTCAAGATTCTCTCTTGCAGCGCCCCACTCCTCTATGAACTTGTTCTTGTTTGCCTCCATTCCTCCCCCCATTTTGGCAGTCCTCCTGTTTGTGTTAAGAAGCATGGTTGATAGTTAAGAAACAATGTTTTAAAAGCATTAATCACTACTTATTTCCAAAAAGAAAACCCATGTTTATTACTTCTAGAAGCTCTTGGGCATGTATTTCCATGCTACCATCTCTGCAAAGCAGAATTCAGTTCACAATACGTTTTACCAAATACACATTATCAAACATACAATTAATAACCCTTCGAACCAAGGAAAAAATTGACTTTCAGATTTGACAGAAAACTAATCAATATTTGACATTAAATTTCAATTGCTGCATAAAAAACTTATCACCACGATGGTAGTTCCATAAAAATAAGTGAAAAATGTAAGACTCGTGGCCAGTCCAAAAAGGTAAAGGCAGTATGCTGCTTCATAAGGCCATAAAATATGAGACTGCCTACAATAGAGGAGCTCCCAAAATTGAGAAGGCCATAAAAGAGGCATGCTCCTCCAACAAAGCAAGCAGGATATTTCTTCACAAATTCCTTGAAGAAATCTCATGTCACTGTTTGATGTCAACCATCCAAAAGTAAACAAACACCAAACTAATAaaacaagaaattaataaaacTTCAGCTTAATAAAACAGACATTGTGCAAGTCAAAGATTTTGTTGAATAGTCTCTTTTTTCTATTTGAAGAGAGAAAATTCATAAAACAAAGAAGAGTTACAGAGGAAGAGGTATCAGCACAAGTCGCTGATGAAACACAAGAGACCTAAATCCTCTATCCCAAAATCCGATGACTTTGAAGCTAAAGCCATTTTTCTTATGCAAAGGAGCagtcaaaacaaaaaaatatatcttcCAAGATATTGCCCAAATCACGTATCCAAAAAAACACCACTATTAAGCTTGTTAACAGCATTTAAACGATCAGACTCTTAAGAGAAAGAATCCAAGTTAAATTGATGGGCCAGAGAGGCCCCAAAATGGATTGCTAAAGCTTCAGCAGTAGATGCAGGATAGGGGTAAGGCAGGAACTTAGAATCCGCCATTAAAATGGACCAATTGTGATGTCGAACGATACCGCCTAAACCACAGAAACCATTTGCAGAATGTATAGCAGGATCacaattgattttttaatttaacagCTGGGCACTTCCAAGAGGCCCACTATGCTGTAAAGGGTGACCAAAAAaccaattgaaaaaaaaaatgaaggtaATAATAGGAAAAAGTAAGTACTAAGTGGATAACCCAAATGAATGAATTACAAAGTAGCAGCTCTCATTGTTCATATAGAAATCGGAATAGCGTAGATTGCCCAATCCAGGCAGTTAATCACAGAGccactttattaaaaaaaaaaaaacctaaccctaaagaaaatgaaaaaaacagTGAAAAATCAGAGCAAAGAATAAGAGGGTTATCGGTCAAGGTCCGGTCAAACAAAAAACACAAATCAAAGaaatttattagtcatctatattcATCATCCAGCCAATTCCAAATTAAAAATGTAACAATAGCAATTATAACAATATCTGGACGAAACATCCGACTCTTCATAAGTTAATAAATTCTCCATACAAAATATAAGAAGAAGAAGCAGTAAATCAAAACACGCAGTTAGTTGAGAAATTGAAAAAGATAAATAGTAGTAAATTAGAGGATAACGAACGTACTGTTAGATTCCTGTAAAATCCTCAGATCCGAACAACTATAGATATTGGTTCTTCCCAGCGTCCGCCTTGTCTCCAAAGCTCTACAATATATTtagaatttaaaaataataatgagagaaaattattacttttttatttaaaatttggtttttatttttgacAAAATAAAAATTTGGTTTTACCATAttactttatcaaattaatatttaaaaaaaaatcatcacttctatataaaaagtgtgttgTTTACTCAAAAAAGATTCACTTGATGATGTGTTAAGATTAGTACGCACGTGAGGTGCGTTTGACTATTTAAGTAGTTATGTTttggtcgaccatcgaccagaggagaattcacACGACAAAGGGGATATTTCATAGGCGACCAGGGCTAGTCGCagtatatcagatattttctagagatatttgatcatgtatttatgtaaaaagtgtaatttccattattattcatatatgtttgtattaaatgtattcAAGGTCCATCGGCCCATAGGTAGATCCTTGAGCCTTTAAATAAGACTGAAATGACTCATGAGACTGATATTTGGAGactgaaagagaaaataattattCTTACACAATTCTTTGTATCTATTACTGAGCTTGTGAAACTCTTGTTTATTGATCGCAGGTTCcctttacattaataagaacacagacgtaggtcattaccatcacttggggcagaaccactataaataactgtatcatttatcttcttgacttgaattca
The genomic region above belongs to Humulus lupulus chromosome 1, drHumLupu1.1, whole genome shotgun sequence and contains:
- the LOC133804501 gene encoding uncharacterized protein LOC133804501, whose translation is MGGGMEANKNKFIEEWGAARENLEHNFRWTRRNFALIGLFGIAIPIFVYKGIVKEFHMQDEDNGRPYRKFL
- the LOC133831149 gene encoding agamous-like MADS-box protein AGL66 — protein: MGRVKLQIKRIENNTNRQVTFSKRRNGLIKKAYELSILCDIDIALIMFSPSGRLSHFSGKRRIEDVLSRYINMADHDRGGVVRNKEFLLGTLKTLKMENDIALEIANPTAVNSNLEELQLETRNLQHQVQMVEQQLRIFEPDTLSISSIEELESCEKNLLDTLSRVTERKKDLLSNHFSVFDPSSVQVYFEAQEGVPTSFENEVGSWLPTESLQNPTQICVGSESSYIHPTPRPESSSIYDIPASHGTNINVDPINIEGCPIGNETSEGLTSWHHNYTTTELLSALMSPSSLIPSPINKHGIATDLPQMMSQHPVEAAPNCPQMPTGGEEPNYESNPV